The proteins below are encoded in one region of Kiritimatiellia bacterium:
- a CDS encoding FAD-binding oxidoreductase, whose translation MARGWHRLRFLLRERNGRGLASFMAADPFAMNRWTAKVFRHRQVSSTAYELTLSRDGLQFRAGQLITIHGRDITEDRNYSIASGENDDALTVLYRLIPDGVLTPRLVRLAEGDSIDVSGPYGEFVIRDLGRPLVFVATGTGIAPCRAYARTHPGLDLTILHGVRRVEDLFFRSELEAYHYFPCVSGESSPWFRGRVTEFARSFNFPPDADFYLCGANEMFYEMREILTERGISPHAIFTEAYYYTHDA comes from the coding sequence ATGGCGCGCGGTTGGCATCGATTGCGTTTCCTCCTCCGCGAACGCAACGGTCGTGGTCTTGCCTCCTTTATGGCGGCTGACCCGTTCGCCATGAATCGCTGGACGGCAAAAGTTTTCCGACACAGGCAGGTCTCATCAACGGCCTATGAGTTGACCCTGAGCCGAGATGGCCTGCAATTTCGCGCTGGCCAGTTGATAACGATTCACGGCCGGGACATCACCGAAGACCGGAATTACTCGATCGCGTCTGGCGAAAACGATGACGCCTTGACCGTTCTCTATCGTTTGATTCCGGACGGCGTGCTGACGCCCCGCCTCGTCAGGCTTGCCGAAGGCGACTCGATTGACGTGTCGGGTCCTTATGGCGAATTTGTCATTCGTGACCTCGGCAGGCCTCTCGTTTTTGTCGCGACAGGTACGGGCATCGCCCCCTGCCGCGCCTATGCGAGGACCCACCCCGGGTTGGACCTGACTATCCTCCACGGCGTCCGCAGGGTCGAAGATCTTTTTTTCCGCAGTGAACTCGAGGCATACCATTATTTCCCTTGTGTCAGCGGAGAATCGTCCCCTTGGTTTCGCGGGCGCGTCACCGAATTCGCTAGATCGTTCAATTTTCCCCCCGATGCCGATTTTTACCTGTGTGGCGCCAATGAAATGTTCTATGAGATGCGCGAGATTTTGACGGAACGGGGAATCTCCCCCCATGCGATTTTTACCGAGGCGTATTACTACACGCATGATGCCTAG